The following proteins are encoded in a genomic region of Mytilus trossulus isolate FHL-02 unplaced genomic scaffold, PNRI_Mtr1.1.1.hap1 h1tg000445l__unscaffolded, whole genome shotgun sequence:
- the LOC134702388 gene encoding uncharacterized protein LOC134702388, whose product MDKFLKGAEDMANALGTSGKGEIDRGDGKMVSWSFKGQVIGIEWKYIGICVDRTTGETTTAITQSKGGAIEHSMKDLFQRLASQNAL is encoded by the exons ATGGATAAATTCTTAAAAGGTGCTGAGGATATGGCCAATGCCCTTGGAACATCTGGTAAAGGAGAG ATTGATCGTGGTGACGGAAAGATGGTAAGCTGGTCATTTAAAGGTCAGGTAATTGGTATTGAGTGGAAATACATAGGTATTTGTGTGGATAGAACAACTGGTGAAACAACTACTGCTATAACACAAAGCAAAGGAGGAGCCATTGAGCATTCCATGAAAGACCTGTTCCAGAGACTGGCATCACAGAACGCGTTATAa